The genomic region ATGCTACCAACCTGACAGCAGTACCACCTTAGATTTTTCTCTAGCTTTGCCCATCATTTCGgtgaagtaaaaataatatttttaagtggTATCACCAACATGTCAagcaacataaaaaaatataaatattttttaaaatagtaaacaaATACTATAtgaatgcaaatatatatatatttaatttccaacTTGTTCCGTCAATGTGTCAAGTCAcactactttacaaaatatatatatttttgtattcgtataatatttgtttactattttataaatattcatatattttttagtgTTGCCTGACACATTAACAACATCAtcacttgaaaaaaaatcacttttttaCTTCACAAGAATGATTGGCAGAAGTTGGAGGGAAATCTAGGGCGGTGTCACCTGATAGGTTGGCGACGcccaaaaacaccatagaaaacgacccatttttataattaatttacatattataccATTTtcgtattaaattattttttatattatgttgataaaaaaactcaaatataagcaatatataggttaaaatatgttataagttcTTATACTCttcaaaagtttgaaatttaatatttttagttttagttttaggaaTTTGatccatttactttttaatattttaaaattcagatgTACTTGTATGTTATTgagtttttttgttaaatttgtcgatataatattttgatatttaaaaaatctcacttgtaattaaaaagatgtggttataatgaacttgaatttagtaaaagaattttaatagtattaataattaaacttatattttaaatatgtaaaatacaaagattatcctcctaaaataaaaataaagaactaaaCTTCAAgaggaaaaaattcaaatataaaatatttattaataaacttcataaataaaaattatgattcaACAAGATTATTCAATACATTAAACAACAACATTTTCACCCATATAAAAAAGAGAGTTGAATGTTCTTATTTACTATTGAAACAGTCTGCACCGAGCAATACAATGGAAATTGGTACTTTGATCTCTGATCTAATTTATAAAGGGTTAAGGCAAGCCAATGAAGCTAAAACTATGGACTTGAACATGACCGAACCCGGCATGCTGCCTTCATCCTTGCGAACAAAGAGTGCTTCATACACTGGTCCATTCACTGTCACCATAAGCCCACAAAGGACAACCTGCGATACCAACTTTTCCATGTCCTTACACTCTAATCCCCCCATAAACACCTTAACTACTACCCCAATTAAGCTGAAAAGATTCAGCATTGCCAACGTTGATATAACAGTAAACATGGTGGAAGTGCTCCCGAAATCCATGATCTCTTGCTGGTACATCTTCGAGGCATCGTCTGTGACGACCTTGGCCGTGAGAGTAAATGTCGTTTGAGACAATCCCAATTGTCTCACTATGCAATCAATGAAGGCAAAGAAGAAGGATGTTGTCCTTCTATGTACCCACATTCTTTGCAGGTTCCACCATGCTTTGAATGTGCTTCCAAAAATTAAAGCCTCGGCTAAACTGTAAATGTTCTTGGATACAAACACATAGGCAAAGGGTATAAACCATCTGCTCCGTATGTCGGGGAATAAAGGAGTGCCTTGGAACAGAGAAAAGGGAAGAGCGATCGCGTAGTAGAGGAGAGGGAGGGAAGATGGAGCCCATAACAGATAGACACAGTAACCCATTTGAGCACCCAATTTGATCTTGTTGTGTCCGTAGATGAAGGGACAGTATTTGGATAAGAAAATTTGGAACAGCCCATCAGACCACCTGGTGAACTGAACAAGAGCTATGTCCAAGGTTGGTGGAGCAACTCCTATAAATGCTGTATTGTCTGGATTGTAATAAACTGATTTCCATCCCCTGCATTGGATTGCCAAGCCTGTAACCACATCTTCAACTGGACACCCATATATTAATCCCATCTGCATAAACAAACAACCAAATATGGACCCAAATGTTATTTTCTATTGGTATATTAGGTAAGAAATCTGAAGTAATAAGATTGCTTAGTCATCAAGtaatataatttgtttcaaGACTCGGGTTTAGTGTGTTTAGCGAGTGCTTTGAACTCTTTGCAATCTCTATGTTTATACCAAGCCACATTGAATATACCTCTTTTCCCCATTGAGTTCCCTTCTCAAAGCCACAACTAGCAAGAACTTTAGATGCTTCTTCCAATTCATGAACCGTCCTGTTATCATCCTTTCGAGTTTCTGAATTCCATAACCCTTTATGTTCCTCAGAACACTTGGTTCCGCAAAGACTCGTTCGTCGGTGAAAGCAGCCAGTGCCGCAGTATAAGGCCGAACCATAACCACCTACTCCAGGAAGTTCAACCTTCAAAACCATGAAACCAAGCAATCAGTGAAGAACATAAACATTTCCATTATCTTCTACCATAAAACCAACCTTATTGAGTACTGGGGAGGAATTCCCATAAAGATCATTCTTGGTAATATTATTGTATTTCTGTGGATGCTGCACAAAAGCAATCTGATGGCCTCTTTCCTCATCCATGAAAAAGCAAAGAGCCTCTTTAATCGAGTCCGCGTTGTTCGCATACATGTCGCAGTCCAAATTGAGAATGATCGCACTGTTGCTGATCTCAGACGACACTCTTATCTGcatcattcgaatacttaaaatCATATGCAACACATGTGATATTAAAAACCGGTTCTTACCGAAGACTAAGTTATACCAGTGCATTCATGGCTCCAGCTTTAAAGTGATGAAGGCAATCTGGTCTCTTCTCTCGTGCCATGTAAACCAATGTAGGCAATCGACAACCATCACTATCTACAGCGTTGGTGTCTCTTCCATCAATAataatctgaaaaaaaaaattctcaagaaataatgataaattatcTAAAATCTATATACAAGGTGAAAAAATATGTACGTGTTTTTATACCTGCACAATGGGCTGATGATTTTGCTTGGTTACATTAGAATCCCACTCAGAGAATCCTTTGTGTTGGTTCTTTAGTTCTTCCGGAACACCATCTTTATTAATGACTGCTTCTATTCGTTTAATCATATCTTCATATTGTtccttcaaaatcaaaataaaaaaaaattaaatcttaaaatcaaatcaaatgtTGGGGGATTACTCTTGTTTTCCTACATGCCACCAAAAATACTTGTTTAATAGGTCAAAATTTACTACCGGTCCTTGTATTTTGGCAATGTTTGAGATTTAGTTTCTGTacttaaaagttgaaatttaaatcctcttaccttttcaatttaaaattttcagccTGATA from Gossypium raimondii isolate GPD5lz chromosome 1, ASM2569854v1, whole genome shotgun sequence harbors:
- the LOC105782063 gene encoding cellulose synthase-like protein E6, with protein sequence MRGTPQAVEEEKRKLPLFKTEEAKGKVAFSLFSSSILVGICLIWAYRLSNLPTAGDRGRWLWIGMFFAELGFGFYWILTQALRWNLVRYYPLKFNLSQSSYKLPGVDIFVCTADPTVEPPTLVINTVLSAMSLNHPTEKLSVYLSDDGGSQLTFYALLEASRFSKLWIPFCKKFNVEPRSPDAYFTHNFDLHEHTADAQQRLFIKEQYEDMIKRIEAVINKDGVPEELKNQHKGFSEWDSNVTKQNHQPIVQIIIDGRDTNAVDSDGCRLPTLVYMAREKRPDCLHHFKAGAMNALIRVSSEISNSAIILNLDCDMYANNADSIKEALCFFMDEERGHQIAFVQHPQKYNNITKNDLYGNSSPVLNKVELPGVGGYGSALYCGTGCFHRRTSLCGTKCSEEHKGLWNSETRKDDNRTVHELEEASKVLASCGFEKGTQWGKEMGLIYGCPVEDVVTGLAIQCRGWKSVYYNPDNTAFIGVAPPTLDIALVQFTRWSDGLFQIFLSKYCPFIYGHNKIKLGAQMGYCVYLLWAPSSLPLLYYAIALPFSLFQGTPLFPDIRSRWFIPFAYVFVSKNIYSLAEALIFGSTFKAWWNLQRMWVHRRTTSFFFAFIDCIVRQLGLSQTTFTLTAKVVTDDASKMYQQEIMDFGSTSTMFTVISTLAMLNLFSLIGVVVKVFMGGLECKDMEKLVSQVVLCGLMVTVNGPVYEALFVRKDEGSMPGSVMFKSIVLASLACLNPL